The genomic DNA TCGGCGTGCTGTACCTGCTGACCTTCACGGTGCTCTGGCTGGCCGCGCTGCCCGACTTCGCCGGCGCCATCGACGGCGTCACCGGCGCGGGCACCCCGACCGGCAATCTGCCCTGCGCCGCGGTGTGTTTCGTGATCGCGGGCTACTGCGTCGCGGGCGTGTCGTCACTCAAGCCGACGACCGCGCCCGCGCCGCAGGAAGTGTTGCGCTAGCTGCAGGCCGCGATCACCAGTTCGCGCACGCGTGCCGCGTCGGCCTGCCCCTTGGTCGCCTTCATCACCGCGCCGACGATCGCACCCGCGGCCTGGACCTTGCCACCGCGGATCTTGTCGGCGATGTCCGGCTGCGCCGCGAGCGCCTCGTCGATGGCCGCCTGGATGAGCGAATCATCGCGCACCACAACCAGTCCGCGGTCGTTCATCACCTGCTCGGGCTCACCCTCGCCGGCCAGCACGCCCTCGACGACCTGGCGGGCCAGCTTGTTGGACAGCTTGCCGTCGTCGACCAGCTTGACCACCGCGGCGACCTGGGCCGGCGTGATGGCCAGCTCGTCGAGTGTTACTTCGCCCTCGTTGGCCTTCTGGGTGAGGAAGTTGCCCCACCAGGCGCGGGCCGCCTCACTGTACGCGCCGTGCTCGACGGTCGCGGCCACCAGCTCGACCGCGCCGGCGTTGACGAGGTCGCGCATGACCTCGTCAGAGATGCCCCAGTCGTCCTGAATCCGCTTGCGCACCAACCACGGAAGCTCGGGGATGGTGCCGCGCAGCCGCTCCACCAGCTCGTCCGACGGCGCGATGGGCTCGAGGTCCGGCTCCGGGAAGTAGCGGTAATCCTCGGCGGTTTCCTTGCTGCGCCCGGACGTGGTGTGCCCGTCCTCGTGGAAGTGCCGGGTCTCCTGCGTGATGGTGCCGCCGGACTGCAGCACGGCGGCCTGCCGGCGCATCTCGTAGCGGACCGCCACCTCGACGCTCTTGAGCGAGTTGACGTTCTTGGTCTCGGTGCGGGTGCCGAACTCCGCGGCGCCCTTAAGCTTGAGCGAGACGTTCGAGTCGCAGCGCATCGAGCCCTGGTCCATGCGGACATCGGAAACGTCCAAGCCGCGCAACAGGTCCCGCAGCGCGGTGACGTAGGCGCGGGCGATCTCCGGGGCGCGTTCGCCCGCGCCCTCGATGGGCTTGGTGACGATCTCGACGAGCGGCACCCCAGCCCGGTTGAAGTCGGCCAGCGAGGTGGTGGCGCCCGAGATGCGGCCGGTGTCGCTACCCAGGTGGGTCAACTTGCCGGTGTCCTCCTCCATGTGGGCGCGCTCGATCTCGACGCGCCAGGTGGTGCCGTCCTCCAGCGGCACGTCGAGGTAGCCGTTGACGGCGATGGGCTCGTCGTACTGGCTGATCTGGTAGTTCTTCGGCTGATCCGGGTAGAAGTAGTTCTTCCGGGCGAACCGGCCCCACGGCGCGATGTCGCAGTTCAGCGCCAGCCCGATCCGGATCGCGGACTCCACGGCCGCTTCGTTGACCACCGGCAGGGCACCGGGCAGGCCGAGGCACACCGGGCACACCAGCGTGTTCGGCTCGGCACCGAACCGGTTCGCACAGCCACAGAACATCTTGGTCTCGGTGGACAGCTCGACATGGACTTCCATGCCCATGACGGGCTCGTACGTCGCGAGGACGTCGTCGTAGTCGAGAAGGTCTGCGTCAGCCATGCGCCTGATCCTAGTTGCCGTTCACCGGCCATTTCCCCGGCCCGGTTAGTCTCCGCGGATGCTCGCACGCATCGGCGCCCTGCTGACCACCTTCGCGCTGACGGCGCTGCCCGTCGCCTCGGCCGATTCCGACGCCTTCGACCTGCAGGCGCACCGCGGCGGACGGGGCGAGACCACCGAGGAATCGCTGCGCGCGTTCACCAAGGCCATCGAACTCGGCGTCACCACACTGGAACTCGACATCGTCATCGCCAAGGACGGCGCGCCCATGGTGTGGCACGACCCGGCCATCCAGCCCGACAAGTGCGCCGACACCGGCCCCGCCTTCGCCGGCGACCCGCAATACCCCTATGTCGGCAAGCTCGTGCACGACCTCACGCGGGCCCAGCTGCACACACTGGACTGCGGCAAGCTGCTCAGCGGATTCCCGGCCGCCGAAGTGGTGAGCGGAAACAAGATCGCCACGCTCGATCAGGTCTTCGCGCTCGCGGACGCGCACCACGCCGCCGTCCGGTACAACATCGAGACCAAGATCGAAGCCGACAAGCCCGAAACCTCGGCCACGCCAAAGCAATTCGTCGACGTCATCCTCGGCGCCGTGCGGTCCGCCGACAAGCTCGACAAGGTCGAGATCCAGAGTTTCGACTGGCGCAGCCTGCCACTGGTCCGTCAGCAGGAGCCCGGTATCCCACTGGTGGCGCTGTGGGACGAGACGACGTGGGTGCCGAACTCGGCCTGGACGGCCGACGTGAACCCGGCGGTGGTCACCGACCCGGTCGCGGGAGCGGCGTCGGTCGGCGCGAACATCCTGTCCCCCGGCTACTCGGTCCCCTACGGGCTCACGCCGAAGGATCCGGGGTTCGCACTGGTCGCCGACCGGGCGTTCATCGACCGGGCACATGCGCGTGGGCTCGAGGTGATCCCGTGGACGATCAACGACGCCGACACCATGCGGGCGCAGATCGCGGCCGGCGCCGACGGCATCATCACCGACTACCCGAGCCGGCTGCGCGCGGTGGAGTCCGAGCTGGGCATGCCGCTGCCGAAGGCCTACCGCTAGCCGAAGAACTCCGCGGCATCGTCGTAACGGCTCTGCGGCACGAGCTTCAATTGCCTTACCGCGTCGGCCAACGGCACCCGGCCGATCTCCTGGCCCTGCAACGACACCATCATCCCGTACTCCCCCGCGTGTGCGGCGTCGGCGGCATTGATCCCGAACCGGGTGGCCAGCACCCGGTCGTGGGGCGTCGGCGTGCCGCCGCGCTGCACGTGGCCGAGCACCGTGGTGCGCACTTCCTTGCGGATCCGCTTCTCGATCTCGATGGCCAGCTGCTGCGCGACGCCGGTGAATCGCACATGCCCGAATTCGTCAATTCCGCCGTCGCGCAACTGCATTGACCCCTCGGCCGGTCGCGCGCCTTCGGCGACGACGCAGATGAAATGCGAATCACCGCGCACGAAGCGCTGTTTCACCAGCCGGCACACCTCTTCGACGTCGAAAGGCTGTTCCGGGATCAGGGTCATGTGGGCGCCGGCCGCCATGCCGGCGCCGAGCGCGATCCAGCCCGCGTGCCGTCCCATCACCTCGACGAGCATCACCCGCTGGTGCGACTCGGCCGTGCTGTGCAGGCGGTCGATGGCTTCCGTGGCGATCATCAGCGCCGTGTCGTGGCCGAAAGTGACGTCGGTGCAATCGATGTCGTTGTCGATGGTCTTGGGCACGCCCACGACGGGGACGTTCTCTTCGGCCAGCCAGTGCGCCGCGGTCAGCGTGCCTTCTCCGCCGATCGGGAT from Mycolicibacterium phocaicum includes the following:
- the gatB gene encoding Asp-tRNA(Asn)/Glu-tRNA(Gln) amidotransferase subunit GatB — encoded protein: MADADLLDYDDVLATYEPVMGMEVHVELSTETKMFCGCANRFGAEPNTLVCPVCLGLPGALPVVNEAAVESAIRIGLALNCDIAPWGRFARKNYFYPDQPKNYQISQYDEPIAVNGYLDVPLEDGTTWRVEIERAHMEEDTGKLTHLGSDTGRISGATTSLADFNRAGVPLVEIVTKPIEGAGERAPEIARAYVTALRDLLRGLDVSDVRMDQGSMRCDSNVSLKLKGAAEFGTRTETKNVNSLKSVEVAVRYEMRRQAAVLQSGGTITQETRHFHEDGHTTSGRSKETAEDYRYFPEPDLEPIAPSDELVERLRGTIPELPWLVRKRIQDDWGISDEVMRDLVNAGAVELVAATVEHGAYSEAARAWWGNFLTQKANEGEVTLDELAITPAQVAAVVKLVDDGKLSNKLARQVVEGVLAGEGEPEQVMNDRGLVVVRDDSLIQAAIDEALAAQPDIADKIRGGKVQAAGAIVGAVMKATKGQADAARVRELVIAACS
- a CDS encoding glycerophosphodiester phosphodiesterase family protein encodes the protein MLARIGALLTTFALTALPVASADSDAFDLQAHRGGRGETTEESLRAFTKAIELGVTTLELDIVIAKDGAPMVWHDPAIQPDKCADTGPAFAGDPQYPYVGKLVHDLTRAQLHTLDCGKLLSGFPAAEVVSGNKIATLDQVFALADAHHAAVRYNIETKIEADKPETSATPKQFVDVILGAVRSADKLDKVEIQSFDWRSLPLVRQQEPGIPLVALWDETTWVPNSAWTADVNPAVVTDPVAGAASVGANILSPGYSVPYGLTPKDPGFALVADRAFIDRAHARGLEVIPWTINDADTMRAQIAAGADGIITDYPSRLRAVESELGMPLPKAYR
- a CDS encoding ATP-dependent 6-phosphofructokinase gives rise to the protein MRIGVLTGGGDCPGLNAVIRAVVRTCDARYGSTVVGFRDGWRGLLENRREQLKNDDRNDRLLAKGGTMLGTARVNPDKLRAGLDQIKQTLEDNGIDVLIPIGGEGTLTAAHWLAEENVPVVGVPKTIDNDIDCTDVTFGHDTALMIATEAIDRLHSTAESHQRVMLVEVMGRHAGWIALGAGMAAGAHMTLIPEQPFDVEEVCRLVKQRFVRGDSHFICVVAEGARPAEGSMQLRDGGIDEFGHVRFTGVAQQLAIEIEKRIRKEVRTTVLGHVQRGGTPTPHDRVLATRFGINAADAAHAGEYGMMVSLQGQEIGRVPLADAVRQLKLVPQSRYDDAAEFFG